One Frankia alni ACN14a DNA window includes the following coding sequences:
- a CDS encoding DUF5703 family protein: MAGVELEYQKLYMPPGTDRRAAVQILTMHAEFGDWELERLRLFPDGSRRVVLRRRRRPGGLPGYLPT; encoded by the coding sequence TTGGCTGGAGTCGAGCTGGAATACCAGAAGCTGTACATGCCGCCGGGCACGGATCGCCGGGCGGCCGTGCAGATCCTGACGATGCACGCCGAGTTCGGCGACTGGGAGCTGGAGCGCCTGCGTCTGTTCCCGGACGGGTCGCGCCGCGTCGTCCTGCGCCGCCGCCGGCGCCCGGGCGGCCTGCCCGGCTATCTACCCACCTGA
- a CDS encoding NAD(P)/FAD-dependent oxidoreductase, with product MTEKPEVVVIGAGPAGLSAGWELVKRDVPVTIIEGDSVVGGISRTAQRDGWRFDIGGHRFFTKVPEVEKLWHEILPDEDFLLRPRSSRIYYNGKFFDYPLKATNALGGLGLVEAARCIASYAAARVRPPADQSNYENWLVARFGWRLYRTFFKTYTEKLWGVPVSEMPSDWAAQRIKSLSMMNAIVNSVLPKRNQTDITSLIEEFQYPKYGPGMMWETATDKIVKQGGRVVFEEKVRKIHHEGGRATGVTTTVTGGYGPGAGAPESSRTDIGSEYQYPADEIISSMSFSSLVRVMDPPVPDHVLAAANALKYRDFLTVALVVPESAGFPDNWIYIHSPTVKVGRIQNFASWSPFLVKDGRTCLGLEYFVFEGDETWSSSDEDLVKLATKELVELGLIRASQVEQGYVVRMPKAYPYYDMQYKKNVDIIRAWLAENAPNVHPVGRNGMHRYNNQDHSMLTAMLTVENIIDGTKHDVWEVNVEEDYHEEVSSGGAAKR from the coding sequence GTGACCGAAAAGCCAGAGGTAGTCGTCATCGGAGCCGGGCCGGCAGGTCTGTCCGCCGGCTGGGAGCTGGTGAAACGGGACGTGCCCGTGACGATTATCGAGGGTGACTCGGTCGTCGGCGGAATCAGTCGTACCGCGCAGCGGGACGGCTGGCGTTTCGACATCGGCGGCCACCGCTTCTTCACGAAGGTGCCCGAGGTCGAGAAGCTCTGGCACGAGATCCTGCCGGACGAGGACTTCCTGCTCCGACCGCGATCGAGCCGCATTTACTACAACGGGAAGTTCTTCGACTACCCCCTGAAGGCGACGAACGCACTCGGCGGGCTGGGCCTGGTGGAGGCGGCACGCTGCATCGCCTCCTACGCCGCGGCCCGCGTGCGTCCGCCGGCCGACCAGAGCAACTACGAGAACTGGCTGGTGGCCCGCTTCGGCTGGCGGCTTTATCGCACGTTCTTCAAGACCTACACCGAGAAGCTGTGGGGTGTTCCGGTCAGTGAGATGCCGTCGGACTGGGCGGCGCAGCGCATCAAGAGCCTGTCCATGATGAACGCCATCGTGAACTCGGTGCTGCCCAAGCGGAACCAGACCGACATCACCTCCCTCATCGAGGAGTTCCAGTACCCGAAGTACGGGCCCGGAATGATGTGGGAGACCGCCACCGACAAGATCGTCAAGCAGGGCGGTCGGGTGGTCTTCGAGGAGAAGGTCCGCAAGATCCACCATGAGGGGGGGCGCGCGACCGGCGTCACCACCACGGTGACCGGCGGCTATGGCCCGGGGGCCGGCGCGCCGGAGTCGTCGCGCACCGACATCGGCAGCGAGTACCAGTACCCCGCCGACGAGATCATCTCGTCGATGTCGTTCTCGTCGCTGGTCCGCGTGATGGACCCGCCGGTGCCCGACCACGTCCTGGCCGCGGCCAACGCGCTGAAGTACCGCGACTTCCTCACCGTCGCCCTCGTGGTGCCGGAGTCGGCCGGTTTCCCGGACAACTGGATTTACATCCACTCCCCCACGGTCAAGGTGGGCCGGATCCAGAACTTCGCCTCCTGGTCGCCGTTCCTGGTGAAGGACGGGCGGACCTGCCTGGGGCTGGAGTACTTCGTCTTCGAGGGCGACGAGACGTGGAGCAGCTCGGACGAGGACCTCGTCAAGCTCGCCACCAAGGAACTCGTCGAGCTCGGGCTCATCCGCGCCTCCCAGGTCGAGCAGGGATACGTCGTGCGGATGCCGAAGGCGTACCCGTACTACGACATGCAGTACAAGAAGAACGTCGATATCATTCGGGCCTGGCTGGCCGAGAACGCGCCGAACGTGCACCCGGTGGGCCGTAACGGCATGCACCGCTACAACAACCAGGACCACTCGATGCTGACCGCCATGCTGACCGTCGAGAACATCATCGACGGCACGAAGCACGACGTCTGGGAGGTCAACGTCGAGGAGGACTACCACGAGGAGGTGTCGTCCGGCGGCGCGGCCAAGCGCTGA
- a CDS encoding glycosyltransferase, whose translation MGLPASGPRRSVAARPEGADPGPRRTLPAILVGWCAVAWGIAAKDGRYGAWAMAGVLLGTAAATFATVRHRPRSETSGSVPAVPASPASPASPAAPEMPGASGSGDAAPAGPAAPASAPAAVGVGVGAGAVRGRAWVGGWLLVAITVGVGPIVRHPRYYATGPLAAVADVLAIVAGLLAAAAVLVALFAPPARGRPGSAASPASPAPGRSVLVAGGAVARRALGSPALFWVVLGLAAAAGVATIRAAPAPRIDVFHLLQVSAAGLAHGADMYRQQWAPSRAAYPVDGLFDVYPYLPLTSVLLAPSRLLLGDVRYGLLLALAAAAICARGLATGPRGALAVLPLLVVILPESMYALQQSWTEPLLVVCLAAMVLAVRGGHGRTAVLALALALATKQHIALLLPVAAAWPRFGPRRAAVAAGAAVLGVAPWVLAGPGDFVDDAVWTNLHYRVLGHSLSVPGWASHFGITLGFAPAAVALVAAYAAAWRARGDATGFCLGAALVLLAVDLMNKQTFFNHYTLPMGLLVLAATTLGSGGGGPVTGVPAQAAAGRRAAGQRAAGQRRVEKRSSEAPS comes from the coding sequence ATGGGTTTGCCTGCATCCGGCCCGCGGCGGTCGGTCGCGGCGCGGCCCGAAGGTGCCGACCCGGGTCCGCGGCGGACGCTGCCGGCGATCCTCGTGGGCTGGTGCGCCGTCGCCTGGGGCATCGCGGCGAAGGACGGCCGGTACGGCGCCTGGGCGATGGCCGGCGTCCTGCTCGGCACCGCCGCCGCCACGTTCGCCACCGTCCGTCACCGCCCGCGGTCAGAGACTTCCGGGTCCGTTCCCGCCGTTCCCGCCAGTCCCGCCAGTCCCGCCAGTCCCGCCGCGCCCGAGATGCCGGGCGCATCCGGGTCCGGTGACGCCGCTCCCGCCGGTCCTGCCGCTCCCGCTTCCGCTCCCGCGGCCGTGGGCGTGGGTGTGGGAGCGGGCGCCGTCCGTGGGCGGGCGTGGGTCGGCGGCTGGCTGCTCGTCGCGATCACCGTCGGGGTGGGCCCGATCGTGCGCCATCCCCGCTACTACGCCACCGGGCCGCTGGCCGCCGTGGCCGACGTGCTCGCGATCGTCGCCGGTCTGCTCGCCGCCGCCGCCGTCCTGGTGGCGTTGTTCGCACCGCCGGCCCGCGGGCGACCGGGGTCGGCGGCGTCGCCCGCGTCCCCGGCCCCGGGGAGATCGGTGCTGGTGGCCGGTGGTGCGGTGGCGCGGCGGGCGCTCGGCTCGCCCGCGCTGTTCTGGGTCGTGCTCGGCCTGGCCGCCGCCGCGGGGGTCGCGACCATCCGGGCGGCGCCCGCGCCCCGCATCGACGTGTTCCACCTGTTGCAGGTCTCGGCCGCGGGGCTGGCGCACGGCGCGGACATGTACCGCCAGCAGTGGGCGCCGAGCCGGGCCGCCTACCCCGTCGACGGCCTGTTCGACGTCTACCCCTACCTGCCCCTGACGTCGGTGCTGCTCGCGCCGTCGCGGCTGCTGCTCGGCGACGTCCGCTACGGCCTGCTCCTGGCGCTCGCGGCGGCGGCGATCTGCGCACGCGGCCTCGCCACCGGCCCGCGCGGCGCGCTCGCCGTGCTGCCGCTGCTGGTCGTGATCCTGCCCGAGTCGATGTACGCGTTGCAGCAGTCGTGGACCGAGCCGCTGCTCGTCGTCTGCCTCGCGGCCATGGTGCTGGCCGTCCGGGGCGGCCACGGGCGCACGGCGGTCCTCGCCCTCGCCCTCGCCCTCGCGACCAAGCAGCACATCGCCCTGCTGCTGCCGGTCGCGGCGGCCTGGCCGCGGTTCGGGCCGCGCCGCGCGGCCGTGGCCGCGGGCGCCGCCGTGCTGGGCGTCGCGCCGTGGGTGCTGGCCGGGCCGGGGGACTTCGTCGACGACGCCGTCTGGACGAACCTGCACTACCGGGTGCTCGGCCATTCCCTGTCCGTACCGGGGTGGGCGTCGCACTTCGGGATCACGCTCGGCTTCGCGCCGGCCGCGGTGGCGCTGGTCGCCGCGTACGCCGCCGCCTGGCGGGCGCGCGGCGACGCCACCGGGTTCTGCCTCGGGGCCGCGCTGGTCCTGCTCGCCGTGGACCTGATGAACAAGCAGACGTTCTTCAACCACTACACGCTGCCGATGGGCCTGCTGGTCCTCGCCGCCACGACCCTCGGTTCCGGCGGCGGCGGCCCGGTCACGGGCGTGCCCGCCCAGGCCGCCGCCGGTCGGCGCGCCGCCGGGCAGCGCGCCGCCGGTCAGCGCAGGGTGGAGAAGCGTTCCAGCGAGGCGCCCTCGTAG
- a CDS encoding glycosyltransferase family 39 protein: MTDVAVRPAEQLPGPVDRVGDAPDRAGRVFAVVVGVLVAASVIVRFTANQALWLDEAQSVAIARLPLGGSGVTMWDGLLQDGSPPLYYLVLHGWIAVFGETNLAVRSLSAVINIAAAWPLFVLARRVVNVRAAKVTVVLYLTSPFALYFGTETRMYSLIVLLTALGGLALERVLRAPSVRSVIGLSLAAGCLALTHYWCLYLLLTVAVWLIGLLTLRPWYRARRARQLGVASAAGAPSPPGAVSPSGLGASGLGASGLGSAGPGSAPNGPGSSLPATASLARPGAGVADGGPTARPPGARSHRSSGRSASSGRSQTSGRSQTSGRYLTAQRRGPVYGLLGVIGGAIVFSPWLPNFFDQLAHTGTPWGEPASYAAISHAYGQWAGGPTTLGRLLLFLITGLAAAGIAGRSPGGRFILIDLRGLEPGRTMFFLATGTLVVAVTAGKLVGNAWADRYTATAFVPFLLVIGLGATVIGDRRVFHGVIAVAALVGLLAGTTDIRRERSQAGEAAQVLQRLAKPGDVMLVCPDQLGPGLARTVPSWLKVYVVPTYAPPDRVDWVDYEDRNKAADGQAIARRAVTEAGPQHTVFLAGSGSYRTYEELCTVVRGALQNARPHADEVMEQGLPAKVSENYSLLRFQAQ, from the coding sequence GTGACGGATGTCGCGGTCCGGCCGGCGGAGCAGCTCCCCGGGCCGGTCGACCGGGTCGGGGACGCACCCGACCGCGCGGGGCGGGTGTTCGCGGTGGTCGTGGGGGTGCTCGTGGCCGCCTCGGTCATCGTGCGCTTCACCGCCAACCAGGCGCTCTGGCTCGACGAGGCGCAGAGCGTCGCCATCGCCCGACTCCCCCTCGGCGGGTCGGGCGTCACCATGTGGGACGGCCTGCTGCAGGACGGCTCGCCGCCGCTGTACTACCTGGTGCTGCACGGCTGGATCGCCGTGTTCGGGGAGACCAACCTCGCCGTCCGGTCCCTGTCCGCCGTGATCAACATCGCCGCGGCGTGGCCGCTGTTCGTGCTGGCCCGCCGGGTGGTGAACGTCCGCGCGGCGAAGGTCACCGTCGTGCTGTACCTGACCTCGCCGTTCGCGCTGTACTTCGGTACCGAGACCCGGATGTACAGCCTGATCGTGCTGCTCACCGCGCTCGGCGGGCTCGCCCTGGAGCGGGTGCTGCGGGCGCCGTCGGTGCGCTCGGTGATCGGCCTGTCCCTCGCCGCCGGCTGCCTGGCGCTGACCCACTACTGGTGCCTGTACCTGCTGCTCACCGTCGCCGTGTGGCTGATCGGGCTGCTCACCCTGCGCCCCTGGTACCGCGCTCGCCGCGCCCGCCAGCTCGGCGTGGCCTCGGCGGCCGGGGCGCCATCGCCGCCCGGAGCCGTGTCGCCGTCGGGGCTGGGGGCATCGGGGCTGGGGGCATCGGGGCTGGGGTCGGCGGGGCCGGGGTCGGCGCCGAACGGGCCGGGCTCCTCGCTGCCGGCGACGGCGTCCCTGGCGCGGCCTGGTGCCGGGGTGGCCGACGGCGGCCCGACGGCCCGCCCACCCGGCGCACGCAGCCATCGTTCGTCCGGCCGGTCGGCGTCGTCGGGCCGGTCCCAGACGTCCGGCCGGTCCCAGACATCCGGCCGGTACCTGACGGCGCAGCGGCGCGGGCCGGTCTACGGGCTGCTCGGCGTCATCGGCGGCGCGATCGTCTTCTCCCCGTGGCTGCCGAACTTCTTCGACCAGCTCGCCCACACCGGCACCCCCTGGGGCGAGCCGGCCAGCTACGCGGCGATCTCCCACGCCTACGGCCAGTGGGCGGGCGGCCCGACGACCCTCGGCCGCCTGCTGCTGTTCCTCATCACCGGCCTGGCCGCCGCCGGGATCGCCGGGCGCAGCCCCGGCGGCCGGTTCATCCTGATCGACCTGCGCGGGCTCGAACCGGGCCGCACGATGTTCTTCCTGGCGACGGGCACCCTCGTCGTCGCGGTGACGGCCGGCAAGCTCGTCGGCAACGCCTGGGCCGACCGGTACACGGCCACCGCCTTCGTCCCGTTCCTGCTCGTCATCGGCCTGGGTGCCACCGTCATCGGGGACCGGCGGGTGTTCCACGGGGTCATCGCCGTCGCGGCCCTGGTCGGCCTGCTGGCCGGCACCACCGACATCCGGCGGGAACGGTCGCAGGCCGGCGAGGCCGCCCAGGTGCTCCAACGGCTCGCCAAGCCCGGCGACGTCATGCTGGTCTGCCCCGACCAGCTCGGCCCGGGGCTCGCCCGCACCGTGCCCTCCTGGCTGAAGGTGTACGTGGTGCCGACGTACGCGCCGCCGGACCGGGTCGACTGGGTGGACTACGAGGATCGCAACAAGGCCGCCGACGGCCAGGCGATCGCGCGGCGCGCGGTGACCGAGGCCGGCCCGCAGCACACCGTCTTCCTCGCCGGCTCCGGCTCCTACCGGACCTACGAGGAGCTGTGCACGGTGGTCCGCGGCGCCCTGCAGAACGCCCGCCCGCACGCGGACGAGGTCATGGAGCAGGGTCTGCCGGCGAAGGTGTCCGAGAACTACTCGCTGCTCCGCTTCCAGGCGCAGTGA